TACTACCGCGGCGGGCGCACCGGTACGACTACCGCAGGGCGGCCTTCGGCGACGCGTGGGACGACGACAACGACGCCCCGCTGGGGCACAACGGCTGCGACACCCGCGACGACATCCTCAACCGCGACCTCGTCGACAAGACATACGTGTCGACCAAACGGTGCCCGGACGCGGTGGCCACCGGCACCCTGCACGATCCGTACACCAACAAAACCATCGCGTTCCAGCGCGGCGCCAAGGTCGGCGAATCGGTGCAGATCGACCACATCGTCCCGCTCGCCTACGCCTGGGACATGGGCGCCTCCAACTGGCCCGACGGCGAGCGGCTGCGGTTCGCCAACGATCCGGCCAATCTGCTGGCCGTCGACGGACAGGCCAACCAGGACAAGGGCGACGCGCCGCCGGCGCGGTGGATGCCGCCGAACGCCGCGTTCGCCTGCCAATACGCGATACAGTTCATCGCCGTGCTGCGGGGCTATTCCCTGCCGGTGGATCAGCCGTCGGCGGGTGTGCTCCGGCAGGCGGCGACCACCTGCCCGGCGGGTTAGACGCCCTCGAAGGTGTTCGGATCCGGGCGCAGCCTGGTGCCGTCGTCGAGCCCGTTGATCGCGTCCATGTGCTCGGCGGCCAGCTCGAAGTCGAACACGTCGAGGTTGCCGGCAATGTGCTCGGGCTTGGCCGACCGGAAGACGACCGCATTGCCCAGCTGCAGGTTCCACCGGAGCAGCACCTGGGCCGGTGTCTTGCCGTATTCGCCGGCCACCGAGGTCACCGTCGGGTTGTCCATCAGCTTGCCGAGCGCCAGCGGCGTGTAGGCCTGGGTGACGACGTTGTGCTCGGCGTTGGTTTTGCGCACGTCGGCCTGGTTGAGCAGCGGGTGCAGCTCGATCTGGTTGACCGCCGGCGTGACGAAGGTCAGGTCGATGACGTCGGTGAGATGCTGCTCGGTGAAGTTGGAGACGCCGATCGAACGTGCGAGCCCGTCGCCGCGGCACTGGATCAGCCCGCCGAAGGAATTCACGTATTCACCCCGCGAGGGCACCGGCCAGTGGATCAGGTACAGGTCGACATAGTCCAGGCCGAGTCGCTCCAGGCTTTCCTTACAGGCC
This genomic interval from Mycobacterium sp. SMC-2 contains the following:
- a CDS encoding HNH endonuclease family protein; the encoded protein is MNRKVLLWLSAAAALALLVAYQTAGSSAVRHAEEYAARADVPTVQPGADVLAGIAVLPRRAHRYDYRRAAFGDAWDDDNDAPLGHNGCDTRDDILNRDLVDKTYVSTKRCPDAVATGTLHDPYTNKTIAFQRGAKVGESVQIDHIVPLAYAWDMGASNWPDGERLRFANDPANLLAVDGQANQDKGDAPPARWMPPNAAFACQYAIQFIAVLRGYSLPVDQPSAGVLRQAATTCPAG
- a CDS encoding aldo/keto reductase, translated to MAGESGAAVPSIALNDENTMPVLGLGVADLSEDETERAVSAALEMGCRLIDTASAYGNEAAVGRAIAASGIPRAELFVTTKLAAADHGFLRSMEACKESLERLGLDYVDLYLIHWPVPSRGEYVNSFGGLIQCRGDGLARSIGVSNFTEQHLTDVIDLTFVTPAVNQIELHPLLNQADVRKTNAEHNVVTQAYTPLALGKLMDNPTVTSVAGEYGKTPAQVLLRWNLQLGNAVVFRSAKPEHIAGNLDVFDFELAAEHMDAINGLDDGTRLRPDPNTFEGV